The Rhizobium leguminosarum genome includes a region encoding these proteins:
- a CDS encoding RNA polymerase sigma factor, with translation MTDIAWIDHALASARPKAVGALLRYFRNLDTAEEAFQEACLRAIRTWPEKGPPRDPTAWLIFVGRNSGIDAVRKRAKIQALPDEDVISDTEDAESDIAGRLDDSNYRDDILRLLFICCHPDLPATQQIALALRIVSGLSVPQIARAFLVSESAMEQRITRAKARVAKAGVPFETPSPQERAERLLIVSTMIYLIFNEGYSQADPRHEAAAFSDEAIRLARLMLHIFPSEPELMGLLALMLLQISRRPARFNAGDEIVLLEDQDRSLWNQPLINEALALLDKALRHRKPAPYQIQAAIAAVHSRAKRAEDTDWVEIDLLYRALERLQPSPVITLNRAVVVSKLQGAQDALDLIDPLGEKLGGYFYYHGLRGGLLKQLGLTSQAREAFDRAIALAHSAAEAAHIRRQIDKMQEEATQPIAK, from the coding sequence ATGACAGACATTGCCTGGATCGACCACGCACTTGCCTCGGCCCGGCCAAAGGCCGTCGGCGCACTGCTGCGCTATTTCCGCAATCTCGATACAGCGGAAGAGGCGTTTCAGGAGGCGTGCCTGAGGGCGATCCGGACATGGCCGGAGAAAGGGCCGCCGCGTGATCCGACAGCCTGGCTTATCTTCGTCGGCCGCAACAGCGGCATCGACGCGGTGCGCAAGCGGGCAAAGATCCAGGCTCTGCCGGATGAAGACGTCATTTCCGATACCGAGGATGCCGAAAGCGATATCGCCGGGCGGCTGGATGATTCCAATTATCGCGACGATATTCTGCGGCTGCTGTTCATCTGCTGCCATCCCGATCTGCCGGCAACCCAGCAGATCGCGCTGGCGCTGCGCATCGTCTCCGGCCTTTCGGTGCCGCAGATCGCGCGTGCCTTCCTGGTTTCCGAAAGCGCCATGGAACAGCGCATCACCCGGGCCAAGGCGCGCGTCGCCAAGGCTGGCGTGCCCTTCGAAACGCCGAGCCCGCAGGAAAGAGCCGAACGGCTCTTGATCGTCAGCACGATGATTTACCTGATCTTCAACGAGGGCTACAGCCAGGCCGATCCCAGGCATGAGGCGGCTGCCTTCAGCGACGAAGCGATCCGGCTGGCGCGCTTGATGCTGCATATCTTCCCATCCGAACCGGAGCTGATGGGGCTGCTTGCGCTCATGCTCCTGCAGATCTCGCGCCGGCCGGCGCGCTTCAATGCCGGAGACGAGATCGTGCTGCTCGAAGATCAGGACCGGTCGCTCTGGAACCAACCGCTCATCAATGAGGCGTTGGCGCTGCTCGATAAGGCGCTGCGCCATCGCAAGCCCGCTCCTTATCAGATTCAGGCAGCGATTGCCGCCGTTCACTCCCGCGCAAAACGCGCTGAGGATACCGACTGGGTGGAGATCGATCTGCTCTATCGCGCGTTGGAGCGTCTCCAGCCATCGCCTGTCATAACGCTGAACCGGGCCGTCGTCGTCTCCAAGCTCCAGGGTGCGCAGGATGCGCTCGACCTCATCGATCCGCTTGGCGAAAAACTCGGCGGCTATTTCTACTATCACGGCTTACGGGGCGGACTGCTGAAGCAGCTTGGCTTGACCAGCCAGGCGCGCGAAGCCTTCGACCGCGCCATTGCACTGGCCCATTCGGCGGCTGAGGCAGCCCATATCCGCCGGCAGATCGACAAGATGCAGGAAGAGGCCACGCAGCCGATCGCAAAATAA
- a CDS encoding LLM class flavin-dependent oxidoreductase, which translates to MELGLYTFADVNPNPSRSKGAEAAERLKHLIEEIELADQVGLDVFGLGEHHRPDYAASAPAVVLAAAAVKTRNIRLTSAVTVLSSDDPVRVFQQFSTLDLISSGRAEIMAGRGSFIESFPLFGYNLEDYDQLFEEKLDLLLALRDSEVVEWKGELRAPINGRGVYPRPLQDTLPLWVAVGGTPQSVARAGALGLPVALAIIGGEPRRFAPLFDLYREAARRAGQDQSKLKTSINVHGFIADTTAAAADQFYGPQAEVMNRIGRERGWGPTNRAHFDMSRGPNGALFVGDPEVVAEKIIAHHALFKNDRFLLQMAIGLMPHAEIMRGIELYGTKVAPIVRKALTDSSEEAKATASSA; encoded by the coding sequence ATGGAACTGGGGCTTTACACATTCGCCGACGTCAATCCCAACCCTTCCCGCAGCAAGGGCGCGGAAGCGGCCGAACGGCTGAAGCATCTTATCGAGGAAATCGAGCTTGCCGATCAGGTGGGGCTCGACGTCTTCGGGCTCGGCGAACATCATCGGCCGGACTATGCAGCGTCTGCTCCGGCGGTCGTCCTGGCAGCGGCCGCCGTCAAGACCAGGAATATCCGGCTGACCAGTGCGGTCACCGTGCTCTCCTCCGATGATCCGGTGCGTGTCTTCCAGCAGTTTTCGACGCTTGATCTGATCTCCAGCGGCCGGGCCGAAATCATGGCGGGGCGTGGCTCCTTCATCGAGTCCTTCCCGCTGTTCGGCTATAATCTCGAAGACTACGACCAGCTTTTCGAGGAGAAGCTCGATCTGCTGCTGGCGCTGCGCGACAGCGAGGTTGTGGAGTGGAAGGGCGAGCTTCGCGCGCCGATCAACGGGCGCGGCGTCTATCCCAGGCCGCTGCAGGATACATTGCCGCTCTGGGTCGCGGTCGGCGGTACGCCGCAGTCGGTGGCGCGCGCCGGCGCGCTGGGCCTGCCGGTGGCGCTGGCGATCATCGGCGGCGAGCCGCGCCGTTTTGCGCCGCTGTTCGATCTCTACCGCGAGGCCGCGCGCCGGGCAGGGCAGGATCAGTCAAAGTTGAAGACCAGCATCAACGTCCACGGCTTCATCGCCGACACGACGGCGGCAGCCGCCGACCAATTCTACGGGCCGCAGGCGGAGGTGATGAACCGCATCGGCCGCGAGCGCGGCTGGGGGCCGACCAACCGGGCGCATTTCGACATGTCGCGCGGGCCGAACGGCGCGCTCTTCGTCGGTGATCCCGAAGTGGTCGCCGAAAAGATCATCGCCCATCATGCGCTCTTCAAGAACGACCGCTTCCTGCTGCAGATGGCGATCGGCCTGATGCCGCATGCCGAGATCATGCGCGGCATCGAGCTTTACGGCACGAAAGTCGCGCCGATCGTCAGAAAGGCGTTGACTGATAGCAGCGAAGAGGCGAAAGCCACGGCTTCGAGCGCATAA
- the glpK gene encoding glycerol kinase GlpK, which translates to MSGYVLAIDQGTTSTRAIVFDGDMHVAGKGQKEFTQIYPRSGWVEHDPEEIWDSVVSTVHMALRDAGIEARDLAALGITNQRETVVVWERETGRPIQNAIVWQDRRTASYCDNLKRQDLERLFTRKTGLILDPYFSGTKLSWMLANVKGARARAAKGDLCFGTIDTFLIWRLTGGKSFVTDATNASRTLMYNIAENMWDEDLLEILRVPAAMLPEVKDCAADFGTVDPDVFGAAIPILGVAGDQQAATIGQACFAPGMMKSTYGTGCFALLNTGADMVRSKNRLLTTIAYRLNGETTYALEGSIFIAGAAVQWLRDGLGIIGSAAETNALAEKADPTQEVYLVPAFTGLGAPHWDAAARGAIFGLTRNSRPAELSRAALEAVCYQTRDLLDAMQKDWKNGAEDTVLRVDGGMVASNWTMQRLADLLDAPVDRPVILETTALGAAWLAGSRAGVWPDRDGFSATWKRDRRFEPEMDEKVRAAKLKGWKNAVKRTLSEG; encoded by the coding sequence ATGAGCGGATATGTTCTGGCGATCGATCAGGGAACGACGTCGACGCGGGCGATCGTCTTCGATGGCGACATGCATGTCGCCGGCAAGGGCCAGAAGGAATTTACCCAGATCTATCCGCGCTCCGGCTGGGTCGAGCACGATCCCGAGGAAATCTGGGATTCGGTCGTCTCCACCGTCCACATGGCGCTGCGCGATGCCGGGATCGAGGCTAGGGATCTTGCAGCGCTCGGCATCACCAACCAGCGCGAAACCGTCGTCGTCTGGGAGCGCGAAACGGGCCGGCCGATCCAGAATGCCATTGTCTGGCAGGACCGGCGTACGGCAAGCTATTGCGACAATCTGAAACGGCAGGATCTCGAGCGGCTGTTCACGAGGAAGACCGGGCTGATCCTCGATCCTTATTTTTCCGGCACCAAGCTCTCCTGGATGCTGGCTAACGTGAAGGGCGCGCGGGCGCGCGCCGCCAAGGGCGATCTCTGCTTCGGTACGATCGACACCTTCCTGATCTGGCGGCTGACGGGTGGCAAGAGCTTCGTCACCGATGCCACCAACGCCTCGCGCACACTGATGTACAACATTGCCGAAAACATGTGGGACGAGGATCTGCTTGAGATTCTGAGGGTCCCCGCCGCCATGCTGCCGGAGGTCAAGGATTGCGCCGCCGATTTCGGCACGGTCGATCCTGATGTTTTCGGTGCTGCTATCCCGATCCTCGGCGTGGCCGGCGACCAGCAGGCAGCGACCATTGGCCAGGCGTGTTTTGCGCCGGGCATGATGAAATCAACCTACGGCACCGGCTGTTTCGCGCTGCTCAATACCGGCGCGGACATGGTGCGATCCAAAAACCGGCTGTTGACCACCATCGCCTACCGCCTGAACGGCGAGACGACCTATGCGCTGGAAGGTTCGATCTTCATCGCCGGCGCCGCGGTGCAATGGCTGCGGGACGGGCTCGGCATCATCGGCAGCGCCGCCGAGACCAACGCGCTTGCCGAAAAGGCCGATCCGACCCAGGAGGTCTATCTCGTGCCCGCCTTCACCGGCCTCGGCGCACCGCATTGGGATGCTGCGGCGCGCGGCGCGATCTTCGGGCTGACGCGCAATAGCAGGCCGGCGGAACTCTCCCGGGCGGCACTGGAAGCTGTCTGCTACCAGACCCGCGACCTGCTCGACGCCATGCAGAAGGACTGGAAGAACGGCGCCGAGGACACGGTGCTGCGCGTCGATGGCGGCATGGTCGCCTCTAACTGGACGATGCAGCGCCTTGCCGACCTGCTCGATGCCCCGGTCGACCGCCCGGTCATTCTCGAGACGACGGCGCTGGGAGCCGCGTGGCTCGCCGGCAGCCGGGCAGGGGTGTGGCCGGACCGGGACGGTTTTTCGGCGACCTGGAAACGCGATCGGCGGTTCGAGCCCGAGATGGACGAGAAGGTGCGGGCGGCAAAGCTCAAGGGTTGGAAGAATGCGGTCAAGCGGACGCTGAGCGAGGGGTAA
- a CDS encoding GIY-YIG nuclease family protein produces the protein MKGLCLILASKRNGTLYIGVTRDLAGRLYEHQNELTPGFTSRYGVKILAWFEEYDLLTTAITREKTIKKWPRQWKLNLIERENPEWEDISFHLLGL, from the coding sequence ATGAAGGGCCTATGTCTAATTCTCGCATCGAAGCGCAACGGCACGCTCTATATTGGCGTGACGCGCGATCTGGCAGGGCGTTTGTACGAACACCAGAATGAACTGACGCCGGGCTTTACGTCGAGATATGGCGTCAAGATTTTAGCCTGGTTCGAGGAGTACGACCTCCTGACGACTGCGATCACGCGCGAGAAAACGATCAAGAAATGGCCGCGGCAGTGGAAGCTTAATCTCATCGAGAGGGAGAATCCCGAATGGGAGGATATCTCGTTTCATCTTTTGGGTTTGTGA
- a CDS encoding 3-hydroxybutyrate dehydrogenase, with protein MSRTVVVTGSTSGIGLAIATAFAETGDNIVINGFGKADEIKAIVERLESLSKGRRTLYHPADMTKPAEIADLIETAAKTFGGVDVLVNNAGIQHVEKIEDFPIDKWDQIIAINLSSSFHTMRAAIPLMKAKKYGRIINIASAHGLVASPFKSAYVAAKHGILGLTKTAALELAEFGVTVNAICPGYVLTPLVEKQIPDTAKARGMTEEQVKSEVILKAQPTHEFVKAEEIGALSLYLASDAARQVTGTHISIDGGWTAA; from the coding sequence ATGAGCAGAACAGTCGTCGTCACGGGTTCCACCAGCGGCATCGGCCTTGCGATCGCCACTGCCTTCGCCGAAACGGGCGACAACATCGTCATCAACGGTTTCGGAAAGGCCGATGAAATCAAGGCGATCGTCGAACGGCTTGAATCATTGTCCAAAGGCCGCCGGACGCTCTATCATCCGGCCGACATGACGAAGCCCGCCGAGATTGCCGACCTGATCGAAACGGCAGCGAAGACCTTCGGCGGCGTCGATGTCCTGGTCAACAATGCCGGCATCCAGCACGTCGAGAAGATCGAGGATTTCCCGATCGACAAATGGGACCAGATCATCGCGATCAACCTGTCGAGTTCATTTCATACGATGCGCGCCGCGATCCCGCTGATGAAGGCGAAAAAATACGGCCGCATCATCAACATCGCCTCGGCCCACGGACTTGTCGCCTCCCCCTTCAAATCCGCCTATGTCGCGGCAAAACATGGTATATTGGGCCTGACCAAGACGGCAGCACTCGAACTTGCCGAGTTCGGCGTAACCGTGAACGCCATCTGCCCCGGTTACGTGCTGACGCCGCTCGTCGAGAAGCAGATACCGGATACCGCCAAGGCCCGCGGCATGACCGAGGAACAGGTAAAGAGCGAGGTCATCCTCAAGGCGCAGCCGACGCATGAATTCGTCAAGGCCGAGGAGATCGGCGCGCTGTCGCTCTACCTTGCCAGCGATGCCGCCCGGCAGGTGACCGGAACGCACATCTCGATTGACGGTGGATGGACAGCGGCTTAA
- a CDS encoding YciI family protein, with protein sequence MLYAILCYAHEETVFAWTKEEEAAVMEKLYAVQEPLAASGKLGPVGRLMPTTAATTVRKGKDEPLVIDGPFAETKEALLGFYVVDFETLDEAIAFSKQLSSVNPGSTSYEIRPFYVFRPGDASS encoded by the coding sequence ATGCTTTATGCAATCCTTTGTTACGCCCATGAGGAAACCGTCTTCGCCTGGACCAAGGAGGAGGAGGCTGCCGTCATGGAGAAACTCTACGCCGTGCAGGAGCCGCTTGCCGCATCCGGCAAACTCGGCCCTGTCGGCCGGCTGATGCCGACCACGGCTGCGACCACAGTGCGCAAGGGCAAGGACGAGCCCTTGGTCATCGATGGGCCTTTTGCGGAAACGAAAGAGGCGCTTCTCGGCTTCTATGTGGTCGACTTTGAAACGCTCGACGAGGCGATCGCCTTCTCGAAGCAGCTTTCATCCGTCAATCCAGGTTCCACCTCTTACGAAATTCGGCCTTTCTACGTCTTCAGGCCGGGAGATGCTTCATCATGA
- the xdhA gene encoding xanthine dehydrogenase small subunit, translating into MNDSIRFILNGEDITLTDVGPTETLLDFLRLKRRLTGTKEGCAEGDCGACTVLVGRLADGKLAYESVNACIRFIGSLHATHVVTVEHLAGRDGALHPVQQALVDCHGSQCGFCTPGFVMSLYGLWLAREKPSRQEIEKALQGNLCRCTGYEPIVKAAEQVSLMRPSTLFDPLERTRSEIVARLWAMQASGTIRIANGEDRLIVPASMQALAEVLTQEPDAIIVAGATDVGLWVTKQMRRLSPVVFINHLSELQSVTEGEDGVAIGAGVSYTKAFEAISQKIPALGRLIDRVGGEQVRNMGTIGGNIANGSPIGDSPPPLIALGATLTLRSLEGQRRMPLEDFFIAYGKQDRKPGEFVESVFVPYPAAASRFAAYKITKRRDEDITAVLGAFLLTLDEAEIVSDVRIAFGGMAATPKRARTVEAELIGKPLTEATIEAARPAFDADYQPLTDWRATAEYRQLTAKNLLTRFYLETVGAPAELKRFEEVA; encoded by the coding sequence ATGAACGACAGCATCCGCTTCATCCTGAATGGCGAGGACATCACGCTTACCGATGTCGGGCCAACCGAGACGCTTCTCGATTTTTTACGATTGAAGCGACGGCTGACGGGCACCAAGGAAGGATGCGCGGAAGGCGATTGCGGCGCCTGCACCGTACTCGTCGGACGGCTGGCGGACGGCAAGCTCGCCTATGAATCCGTCAATGCCTGCATCCGTTTCATCGGCTCGCTGCACGCCACCCATGTGGTAACGGTCGAGCATCTGGCCGGCAGGGACGGCGCGCTGCATCCGGTGCAGCAGGCACTGGTCGATTGCCACGGCTCGCAATGCGGCTTCTGTACCCCGGGCTTCGTCATGTCACTTTATGGTCTCTGGCTCGCCAGGGAAAAGCCGAGCCGCCAGGAAATCGAAAAGGCGCTGCAGGGCAATCTCTGTCGCTGCACGGGCTATGAGCCGATCGTCAAGGCCGCCGAGCAGGTGAGCCTGATGCGGCCGAGCACGCTCTTCGATCCGCTGGAACGGACGCGCTCTGAAATCGTCGCGCGGCTTTGGGCAATGCAGGCGAGTGGCACGATCAGGATCGCGAATGGCGAAGACCGGCTGATTGTGCCGGCTTCGATGCAGGCACTGGCCGAAGTCCTCACGCAGGAACCTGACGCGATTATCGTCGCCGGCGCGACGGATGTCGGCCTCTGGGTGACGAAGCAGATGCGCAGGCTGAGCCCGGTCGTCTTCATCAATCATTTGAGCGAATTGCAGTCGGTCACGGAAGGCGAGGACGGCGTCGCCATCGGCGCCGGCGTCAGTTACACCAAGGCCTTCGAAGCAATCTCTCAGAAAATCCCGGCGCTCGGCCGGTTGATCGATCGCGTCGGCGGCGAGCAGGTGCGCAACATGGGCACGATTGGCGGCAACATCGCCAACGGCTCGCCGATCGGCGACAGCCCGCCGCCACTGATCGCGCTCGGCGCGACGCTCACGCTGCGGTCCCTGGAAGGCCAGCGCAGAATGCCGCTCGAGGATTTCTTCATCGCCTATGGCAAGCAGGATCGGAAACCCGGCGAATTCGTCGAGAGCGTCTTCGTTCCCTATCCGGCAGCAGCCAGCCGCTTTGCCGCCTACAAGATCACCAAGCGCCGCGACGAGGACATCACGGCCGTGCTCGGCGCCTTCCTGCTGACGCTCGACGAGGCCGAAATCGTTTCCGACGTCCGCATCGCCTTCGGCGGCATGGCGGCAACGCCGAAACGCGCCCGCACGGTGGAGGCCGAGTTGATCGGCAAACCATTGACGGAAGCGACGATCGAGGCAGCCCGACCCGCCTTCGACGCCGATTACCAGCCGCTGACCGACTGGCGCGCGACGGCGGAATACCGCCAGCTGACGGCGAAGAACCTGTTGACGCGGTTCTATCTCGAGACCGTGGGCGCGCCGGCGGAACTGAAGCGGTTCGAGGAGGTGGCGTGA